The Anopheles marshallii chromosome X, idAnoMarsDA_429_01, whole genome shotgun sequence genome includes a window with the following:
- the LOC128708651 gene encoding atrophin-1, whose product MSRSSSAQALLLLGCSLYLVIYLHTADGSVLAGGIDRGNRQHRAMRRSDGGLEQVEDRTNAIDQPLDQALQLKYYDVVQVDLVHSLPAQPDSDAVSLVAAGAGEGQSTDQPAPSSTPTASTGKSESAKTLADQVAEGKYGLIHRELFQRRPQRLGVLNYRRNEEVPLDDERNYGGLRPDEIWLAEDHLLVLKGGSISFGSNRSGADAGGPWQPIDDYRAPDRQVQIPANPAVPPPFPVQLRENGPIEFIRGRQVPAFNPFTNESAFLFTNKAFPVIRPEDFGGQNILAGPAAHNATGQHHTGLQYPPPVNPPPVSDNRTYSNPFLKLPPPGPPFGPPVGGGSLDDVRNRTGPYPVPPGDEDDPSLYYPPPYTFEYRGNYTNPVPPGPLVPGIILPPPPNFFILKPAPGANGTDGPVPAADRPKVTKPPKHYASVRPHPTTTVPPASANGVAPPKIAPSRVEIQKAVLKTFVPVLEVYGAPKSPSKPASKRPRPKPTGAPPTVSTVAATTPLLTPSTKLHKIPPEVGVARPPPPAQAAHPIYAEYFDIRTSTSPPGWNDVGSSPVTPHLPARTYLPVVGTKHRPEPARPIAPATPDYLAGTYGYSPIEQFHREVQTIRQTLQIYEKANKLTKAGRTSKAHQPAPTLTNLSLSFDGNVYRTLFPEEVPQPLHVGGLPTYQQPAYKPPYDPSPAYVYRAGSNSVVAPNLPTGYYVTTTDYGRHATGYGGDHRPQYYQPSAQPPPPAQPDLSYIAPVILNNGASGYNRRPEFDPSAPGTTTKSYLILDHRLPGATRLRPDRQRQPLTDVPYLYRGGGAPSVDQGAGPVRNRYLESDILVNYKHPLPVLNPDSEFLPYHHRLKVRKRQNVRGAGEQKPRYLGQPLYNHR is encoded by the exons ATGTCGCGTAGCAGCAGTGCCCAGGCTCTTCTTCTCCTTGGCTGTTCATTGTATCTGGTCATCTATCTGCACACCGCCGATGGATCCGTTTTGGCAGGTGGAATCGATCG TGGCAACAGGCAACATCGAGCAATGCGGCGATCGGACGGCGGATTGGAACAGGTAGAGGACCGCACCAACGCTATAGATCAACCGCTGGATCAGGCACTGCAGCTCAAGTACTACGATGTCGTGCAGGTGGACTTGGTGCACAGCCTGCCAGCGCAGCCCGACTCCGACGCGGTTTCGCTGGTGGCGGCTGGTGCTGGTGAGGGGCAGAGCACCGACCAGCCGGCCCCATCGTCGACACCGACCGCCAGCACCGGCAAGAGCGAGTCGGCCAAGACGCTCGCGGACCAGGTGGCGGAGGGCAAGTACGGGCTGATCCATCGCGAGCTGTTCCAGCGTCGGCCGCAGCGGCTCGGCGTGCTGAACTACCGCCGGAACGAGGAGGTCCCGCTGGACGACGAGCGCAACTACGGCGGCTTACGGCCGGACGAGATCTGGCTGGCGGAGGACCACCTGCTCGTGCTGAAGGGCGGTTCGATCAGCTTCGGCAGCAACCGATCCGGCGCGGATGCCGGCGGTCCCTGGCAGCCGATCGACGACTACCGGGCACCGGACCGGCAGGTCCAGATACCGGCCAACCCCGCCGTCCCGCCACCCTTTCCCGTGCAGCTCCGCGAGAACGGACCAATTGAGTTTATCCGTGGTCGTCAGGTGCCGGCATTTAATCCGTTTACTAACGAGTCGGCGTTCCTCTTCACCAACAAAGCGTTCCCGGTCATACGGCCGGAAGATTTCGGTGGGCAAAATATACTTGCCGGGCCAGCGGCGCACAATGCTACTGGCCAGCACCACACCGGACTCCAGTATCCGCCCCCGGTCAACCCGCCGCCCGTCAGTGACAATCGCACGTACTCGAACCCGTTCCTGAAGCTGCCACCGCCGGGACCACCGTTCGGGCCGCCGGTCGGCGGCGGTTCGCTGGACGACGTGCGCAACCGTACCGGTCCGTACCCGGTGCCGCCCGGCGATGAGGACGACCCGTCCCTCTACTACCCACCGCCGTACACGTTCGAGTACCGCGGCAACTACACCAACCCGGTACCGCCCGGACCGCTCGTGCCGGGCATTATACTGCCGCCACCGCCCAACTTCTTCATACTGAAGCCGGCCCCGGGGGCGAACGGTACGGACGGGCCGGTGCCGGCGGCCGACCGGCCAAAGGTCACCAAACCGCCGAAACACTACGCCAGTGTGCGGCCCCACCCGACCACAACGGTGCCGCCCGCATCCGCCAACGGTGTGGCACCGCCGAAAATTGCACCGTCCCGCGTGGAGATCCAGAAGGCGGTGCTGAAAACGTTCGTGCCTGTGCTGGAGGTGTACGGTGCGCCGAAATCGCCCTCGAAACCCGCCTCGAAACGACCGCGCCCGAAACCGACCGGCGCACCGCCGACGGTGAGCACCGTTGCCGCCACGACGCCCCTCCTAACGCCTTCGACCAAGTTGCACAAAATTCCACCGGAGGTCGGTGTGGCccggccaccaccaccggcccaGGCCGCCCATCCGATCTACGCCGAGTACTTCGACATACGCACCTCGACCAGCCCGCCCGGATGGAACGATGTGGGGTCGTCGCCCGTGACGCCCCATCTGCCAGCCCGCACCTATCTGCCGGTGGTGGGCACGAAACACCGGCCGGAACCGGCGCGTCCGATCGCACCGGCCACCCCGGACTACCTGGCCGGCACGTACGGCTACAGCCCGATCGAGCAGTTCCACCGCGAGGTGCAAACCATCCGCCAGACGCTGCAGATCTACGAGAAGGCGAACAAGCTCACCAAGGCGGGCCGCACGTCCAAGGCACACCAGCCGGCCCCGACGCTCACCAATCTGTCGCTCTCGTTCGACGGCAACGTCTATCGCACGCTCTTCCCGGAGGAGGTGCCGCAACCGCTACACGTCGGTGGTTTGCCGACCTATCAGCAACCCGCCTACAAGCCGCCGTACGACCCCTCGCCGGCCTACGTGTACCGCGCCGGGTCGAACAGCGTGGTGGCGCCGAATCTACCGACCGGCTACTACGTCACCACCACCGACTACGGGCGGCACGCGACGGGCTACGGTGGTGACCACCGGCCGCAGTACTACCAACCATCCGCACAGCCGCCACCGCCGGCCCAGCCCGACCTGTCCTACATTGCGCCCGTCATCCTGAACAACGGGGCGAGCGGCTACAACCGCCGTCCCGAGTTTGACCCGAGCGCGCcgggcaccaccaccaaatcCTACCTCATCCTGGACCACCGGCTGCCCGGTGCGACCCGGTTGCGCCCGGACCGCCAACGGCAACCGCTCACCGACGTGCCGTACCTGTACCGCGGCGGTGGCGCACCGTCGGTCGACCAGGGTGCGGGACCCGTCCGCAACCGGTACCTGGAGAGCGACATACTCGTCAACTACAAGCATCCCCTGCCGGTGCTGAACCCGGACAGCGAGTTTCTGCCGTACCATCATCGGCTGAAGGTGCGCAAGCGGCAGAATGTGCGCGGTGCCGGCGAACAGAAACCGCGCTATCTCGGCCAGCCGCTCTACAACCACCGGTAG